A genome region from Atribacterota bacterium includes the following:
- a CDS encoding tryptophanase has protein sequence MKKVMPPYRIKVVEPIKWNTREEREKLIKQADYCTGFLKAEDIPINLETDSGTSAMSQDQWAGMMQGDESYFCGKNWYHLEKAVEEFTGYKYVLAAHQGRAAENIVCSCLISEPGGYTPANAHFGTTEVHARRLGIEPINLYPEEALDTQINRPFKGNIDLDKLEDMIRKRGAKNIPFLNMVLTNNFTAGQPVSIANLKEASKIARKNGIKVVIDSARVAENAYFIKQREPGYQDKSIREICREIYTYGDIMHMSSKKGALVNMGGLIATNDKELYERMGAMLIQFEGYITYGGLSGRDLEALAIGLNEGLEYDYLHHRISQVKLFGDMLREKGVPIYEPAGGHGIYVDGLKTYLHIPKEEFAAQALSIQAYIESGVMGIENPSSLGWSRTDPETGKLTSPPFELVRYAIPRRVYTDSQLEYAAEGIKEAMDLGEKVKGFRIKWVPKNEFLRIFQYRLERLS, from the coding sequence ATGAAGAAAGTTATGCCACCTTACCGAATTAAAGTTGTAGAACCTATTAAATGGAATACTCGTGAAGAAAGAGAAAAATTAATAAAACAGGCCGATTATTGCACTGGATTTTTAAAGGCAGAAGATATTCCTATCAACCTTGAGACAGATAGTGGTACTTCAGCTATGAGTCAAGATCAGTGGGCAGGGATGATGCAAGGTGATGAATCCTACTTTTGTGGTAAAAACTGGTATCATCTGGAAAAAGCTGTAGAAGAATTTACTGGTTATAAATATGTGTTAGCTGCACATCAGGGAAGAGCAGCGGAAAATATAGTATGCTCATGTTTAATTAGTGAGCCAGGTGGCTATACACCAGCTAATGCACATTTCGGAACGACTGAAGTACATGCCAGAAGATTAGGTATAGAGCCAATTAATCTATATCCAGAAGAAGCTCTTGATACCCAAATTAATAGACCTTTTAAAGGGAATATCGATTTGGATAAACTAGAAGACATGATAAGGAAAAGAGGAGCTAAGAATATTCCTTTCTTAAATATGGTTTTGACAAATAATTTTACTGCTGGCCAACCTGTTTCAATAGCTAATTTAAAAGAAGCTAGTAAGATAGCACGAAAGAATGGCATTAAGGTTGTTATTGATTCAGCCAGGGTAGCCGAAAATGCCTATTTTATTAAGCAAAGAGAACCAGGATATCAAGATAAGTCAATTCGAGAGATTTGCCGAGAGATTTATACTTATGGTGATATCATGCATATGAGTTCCAAAAAAGGTGCCCTGGTTAATATGGGAGGTTTGATTGCAACGAATGATAAAGAACTATATGAACGAATGGGCGCCATGTTAATCCAGTTTGAAGGATACATTACTTATGGAGGCTTATCCGGAAGAGACTTAGAAGCCTTAGCCATTGGATTAAATGAGGGTCTGGAATATGATTATTTACATCACCGGATTTCACAAGTAAAACTATTTGGTGATATGCTTCGAGAAAAAGGTGTACCCATTTATGAACCGGCTGGTGGACATGGAATTTATGTTGATGGGCTAAAAACATACCTACATATTCCTAAAGAAGAATTTGCTGCTCAGGCCTTATCTATCCAGGCCTATATTGAATCCGGAGTAATGGGTATAGAAAATCCATCCAGCCTGGGGTGGAGTAGAACTGATCCTGAAACAGGCAAGTTAACATCTCCTCCCTTTGAATTAGTCCGATATGCTATACCTCGTCGTGTTTATACTGATAGCCAGCTCGAGTATGCTGCCGAAGGAATTAAAGAAGCTATGGATTTAGGGGAAAAAGTTAAGGGCTTTAGAATAAAATGGGTGCCCAAGAATGAGTTTTTAAGAATATTTCAGTATCGATTAGAACGTTTAAGCTAA